Within the Desulfovibrio oxyclinae DSM 11498 genome, the region ATGTTGGGACAGACCTGCAGGCAGAGCATGCAGCCGGAACACAGAATCTCGTTTACCGCGGCCTTGTTGTCGCCGTCCTTGTAGATGGCGGGGCAGGCCAGCTTGTCCAGACATTCGAAACGTCCGGTGCAGCTTTCCGCAACGTAGGCCACCTGCGGCTTCACCTTGCGGGTGATGCGGCGGGTGTGCAGCGGGCAGGGCTCTTCGGCGATGAGGACGCGTACACCCTTCATTTCCTTGAGTTCTTCCAGAGCGGCGGTCATCTTTTTGCGGTTGAGCGGGTTGACTCTGCGGATGGTTTCCACACCCACGCCTTCGCAGGATTTTTCCAGATCCACGCGCGAGTCGTTCTCGCCGAGGATGGTCTGGTGTACACCCGGGTTGGGCTGGTGCCCGGTCATGGCGGTGGTGTAGTTATCCAGAATGACAAGCAGCAGGTCGTGCTTGTTGAACACGGCATTGGCCAGACCGGTCAGTCCGGAGTGGAAGAACGTGGAGTCGCCGATGAAGGCGACGACGGTCTGTCCTGCTGCCAGTGCGGCCCCGCCGCCTGCGGACACGGATGAGCCCATGCACAGCAGGAAGTCGGCGCAGGACAGGGGTGGAAGCAGACCGAGAGTGTAGCAGCCGATGTCCGAGGAGTAGATGGCGTCGTCACCGAAGACCTGACGGGTGGCGAAGTACGCACCGCGGTGCGGGCAACCGGCGCAGAGGTTCGGCGGACGGTTGGGCAGTCCTTCGCCGCCAGCGCAACCGCACTCTTCGACGGCTGCTTCGCCCACGGCGGAGCGGATGGCGTTTTCCACCATGGTCACCGTGAATTCCCCGTGCGGCGGCAGTTCGCCTTTGCCGAGGATTTCGATTTCCACACCATTTTTCTGAGCAAGGGCACGCAGTTCGTTTTCAAGCACGGGTTCGAGCTCTTCCACGACCAGCAGCTTCTTGATGCCCTTCATGAAATCCAGCGCCATCTTTTCCGGCAGCGGGTAGCTCATGCCGAGGTCAAAGACCTTGACGCGGTTGCCGAGGCCGGAGTTTTCAAGCGCGTCGGACACGTAGGCCCGGCTGATGCCGCTGGCGATGATGCCGGTCTCACCGGAACCGGAGATGGTGTTGTACGGGCTGTTCTCCGCTTCTTCGCGCAGAGCGTCGAGGCGGTCCAGCAGCTCGAGATGCATGCGGCGGGAGAAGGCCGGGATCGGGACGAAGCGAGACGGATTCTTTTTGAATCCTGAAGGCTTGCCGGGATCTGAGGCCGGACCGAATTCCACCGGGCCGCGCAGGTGGTTCACGCGAGTGGTGGTGCGCAGCAGGATGGGTGCTTCATGCTTCTTCGACATGAGCAGCGCGTCGCGGGCCATGTCCTTGGCTTCCTGCGCAGTGGCAGGCTCGAAGACCGGCATCCCTGCGATGCGTGCGTAAATGCGGTTGTCCTGTTCGTTCTGGCTGGAGTGGCAGCCCGGGTCGTCTGCGGAAAGCAGCACAAAACCGCCGGGAGAGCCGGTATAGCACAGTGTCATGAGCGGGTCGGCCGCCACATTGACGCCCACGTGCTTCATTGTGGTCAGGGTTAGTGCTCCAGCCAGTGTGGCGCCGCCGCCCACTTCAAGGGCGACTTTCTCGTTGACCGAGTATTCGAAGTAATACTTACCTTCCGGGGAAATGCGGAAGAAGGTGTCCGGGACCTCCGAGGAAGGGGTGCCGGGGTAGCATGTGACGACCTGAATGCCCGCCTCCACAGCGCCGCGCACG harbors:
- the iorA gene encoding indolepyruvate ferredoxin oxidoreductase subunit alpha; this translates as MSNPLLTQASGDTHLLLGNEAIVRGAVEAGIQVVTCYPGTPSSEVPDTFFRISPEGKYYFEYSVNEKVALEVGGGATLAGALTLTTMKHVGVNVAADPLMTLCYTGSPGGFVLLSADDPGCHSSQNEQDNRIYARIAGMPVFEPATAQEAKDMARDALLMSKKHEAPILLRTTTRVNHLRGPVEFGPASDPGKPSGFKKNPSRFVPIPAFSRRMHLELLDRLDALREEAENSPYNTISGSGETGIIASGISRAYVSDALENSGLGNRVKVFDLGMSYPLPEKMALDFMKGIKKLLVVEELEPVLENELRALAQKNGVEIEILGKGELPPHGEFTVTMVENAIRSAVGEAAVEECGCAGGEGLPNRPPNLCAGCPHRGAYFATRQVFGDDAIYSSDIGCYTLGLLPPLSCADFLLCMGSSVSAGGGAALAAGQTVVAFIGDSTFFHSGLTGLANAVFNKHDLLLVILDNYTTAMTGHQPNPGVHQTILGENDSRVDLEKSCEGVGVETIRRVNPLNRKKMTAALEELKEMKGVRVLIAEEPCPLHTRRITRKVKPQVAYVAESCTGRFECLDKLACPAIYKDGDNKAAVNEILCSGCMLCLQVCPNIKAKKRG